A DNA window from Malus domestica chromosome 12, GDT2T_hap1 contains the following coding sequences:
- the LOC103449559 gene encoding NDR1/HIN1-like protein 26, translating into MAATSSASQDKTVTGYPTPPGQYAAGYPGATAYPYVAAPPHLNPNTYQPTGPAPLYYNPQPNGPFRSKPTILCRIMIAAVAVFTIMSIIFFISWLALRPQLPKFQVESATVSPLNATGSELTATWDFTLLAANPNHKLTIFYDRLEASLIYKDEVLLTAAALPPFVLAKRNQTRVNINLATVRGYVDDEVVREIAEGKDRGSVRFGVGVAALVRFKSGVFQTRRRLLRVFCDGVEFTGFARNNGTGTLTGQASPCQVDL; encoded by the coding sequence ATGGCTGCTACTTCATCCGCATCGCAAGACAAGACTGTCACCGGTTATCCAACTCCGCCCGGCCAATACGCCGCCGGATACCCGGGCGCCACAGCCTATCCCTATGTGGCTGCACCGCCGCACCTCAATCCCAATACTTACCAGCCCACGGGCCCGGCACCTCTCTACTACAATCCCCAGCCCAATGGGCCCTTCAGGAGCAAACCCACCATCCTCTGCCGCATCATGATCGCCGCCGTCGCCGTCTTCACCATCATGtccatcatcttcttcatctcctGGCTCGCCCTCCGCCCTCAACTCCCCAAGTTCCAGGTCGAATCGGCCACCGTCTCCCCGCTCAACGCGACAGGCTCCGAGCTCACCGCTACTTGGGACTTCACCCTCCTCGCCGCCAACCCCAACCACAAGCTCACCATCTTCTACGACAGACTCGAGGCCTCGCTTATATACAAGGATGAAGTTCTGCTCACCGCGGCGGCGCTGCCTCCCTTCGTCTTAGCCAAGAGGAACCAGACGCGCGTCAATATCAATCTCGCGACGGTGAGGGGGTACGTCGACGACGAGGTGGTGAGGGAAATCGCCGAAGGGAAGGATCGGGGGTCGGTGAGGTTCGGAGTGGGGGTGGCGGCGTTGGTCCGGTTTAAGTCAGGGGTGTTTCAAACGAGACGTCGGTTGTTGCGGGTCTTCTGCGATGGGGTCGAATTCACCGGGTTTGCCCGGAATAATGGGACCGGGACTTTGACGGGTCAGGCAAGTCCGTGCCAAGTTGATTTGTGA